GCGGTGCAGGTCTCCGCCGTCGTGCTCCGCGACGGCGTCTGGGACGTAGCGGACGCGGAAGCCCCGGTCGTGTGCGCGCAGGGCGTAGTCCGTCTCCTCCGAGTACAGGAAGAAGCTCTCGTTCCACTCGCCAACGTCGTGCAGGCAGCGTGCGGACGCGAGCAAGCAGGCTCCTGTGGCCCACTCGACGTCCATCTCCCGCTCGTAGACGCTCGGGATGTGGATCACTTCACCGAGTCGGTCGAAGCGCCCCGCCCGCGCGCCACCCAGAACCGCCTCGCCCAGGGCGCGCAGGACCGTCGGTCGCCGGCGGAGCGACGGCTGCAGACGACCGTTCCCATCGACCAGGCGTGGCACGGCCATCCCGACCTCTGGGTCGTCGAGCGCCGCCAGGAGCAGTCGAACGGCTCGAGGCCGCAGCCGGACGTCCGGGTTGCAGATGAGCACCGCACGGGCCGGCTCGGCCGTTCGTAGGCCGGCGTTGATGCCAGCCGCGTATCCGGCGTTTCGGCCCAGGTCGACGACTGTGGCTCGTGGAACGAGTCGACGGACGACGTCGGCCGTGCCGTCCGTCGAGGCATTGTCAGCGATCACCACCTGGTACCGCAGGCCGGCGAGCGACGCCGGCAAGCAGGCCAAGAAGTCGCCGACAACGTCTGCGCTGTTCCACGTCACAACCACGACGGCCACGTCGACCGCCGGCCCCGCCGCCGTCGAATCCATGGGGGGAGGTTGCGCCATACACGGGGCTCCGGGCAGGGACACGTGTCCCGATGTCCCGGGCTGACCTTGTCGGGCAACGCGGACATCCTCGGGACACTTGCACCTAATCCCACCGTCGACCGGCCTGTTGGATGCATCGGGAGAGCAGCCGGGCCGCCCAGCCGGCCGCCCAGGAGGCAGCAAGGCTTGAGGAGAGCCCACCGGACCGTCGACCGCAACGTGTCCCGCATCCGTCCGTTCGACGACGGGAGCGGAGGCCCACACGTGCTGATCCTCGTGCAGAACCTCCCGGTCCCGCTGGACCGGCGTGTCTGGCTGGAGTGCAAGGCGCTGCGTCAGGCAGGGTTCGAGGTCTCGGTCGTCTGCCCGATGGGACCCGACAGGGTCGCCTACGAGGAACTCGAAGGTGTTCACATCCACCGGTACCCGCCGCCCCCGCAGGCAGCCGGGCTCCCCGGGTTCGTATCCGAGGTGGTGTACTGCTGGCTCGCCACGGCCTGGATGGCCCTGCGGATCGCACGGCGCCACCGCATCGACGCCATCCAGGCCTGCAACCCCCCGGACACGTACTTCGCGCTGGCCGCCCCATTCAAGCTCTTCGGCACCCGCTTCGTCTTTGATCA
This Actinomycetota bacterium DNA region includes the following protein-coding sequences:
- a CDS encoding glycosyltransferase family 2 protein, which gives rise to MDSTAAGPAVDVAVVVVTWNSADVVGDFLACLPASLAGLRYQVVIADNASTDGTADVVRRLVPRATVVDLGRNAGYAAGINAGLRTAEPARAVLICNPDVRLRPRAVRLLLAALDDPEVGMAVPRLVDGNGRLQPSLRRRPTVLRALGEAVLGGARAGRFDRLGEVIHIPSVYEREMDVEWATGACLLASARCLHDVGEWNESFFLYSEETDYALRAHDRGFRVRYVPDAVAEHDGGDLHRSPHLWRLRAVNRVRLYEHRHGPAATRAYWAAATLHEGVRALAGHRSSRIAYRALRAWRPRSETS